A window of Haliscomenobacter hydrossis DSM 1100 contains these coding sequences:
- a CDS encoding NTP transferase domain-containing protein, translating to MPSHQKHAAITRPAYGNFARQEWALIGAPCGVIKKLAFGLIERLQEHFNAGYVDADHASADAEVQTGRDTQSAMGHGAKQEYTDKISHHRFDLEDELNPYFFRQHFNLQDVVLVNGNHFEAKRQIVLIDPRKETSLQKKLDRLTNVACIVLTDAETDIYPFLQDHLGSALPPVFAIENEAEIADFLLEHLQREQAPLYGLVLAGGRSTRMGQDKSLINYHGKPQREFMADLLSHWCSKVFISCRGDQVEEIGGQYSPLPDTFLGLGPYGAILSAFREHPDAAWLVVACDLPHMDEATLEQLIAQRNPAKVASTFKSPFDQFPEPLVTIWEPRSYPLLLQFMAQGYTCPRKVLLNSPIELLVAENELALENVNKPEELEKALGKLKR from the coding sequence ATGCCTTCTCATCAAAAACACGCCGCCATCACCCGCCCCGCCTATGGCAACTTTGCCCGCCAGGAATGGGCTTTGATTGGTGCGCCTTGTGGCGTCATCAAAAAACTGGCTTTTGGCCTGATCGAACGGTTGCAGGAGCATTTCAACGCAGGCTACGTAGATGCAGATCATGCCAGTGCTGATGCTGAAGTCCAAACCGGGCGCGACACCCAAAGCGCAATGGGACATGGTGCCAAACAGGAGTACACCGATAAAATCAGCCATCATCGCTTTGATCTGGAAGACGAATTGAATCCCTATTTTTTTCGCCAACATTTTAATCTGCAAGATGTCGTGCTGGTCAATGGGAACCATTTTGAGGCCAAACGCCAAATTGTGCTGATCGACCCGCGCAAAGAAACTTCACTGCAAAAAAAACTGGATCGACTGACGAATGTGGCTTGCATTGTGCTGACCGATGCGGAAACTGATATTTATCCTTTTTTGCAAGATCATTTGGGATCGGCACTTCCGCCAGTTTTTGCCATTGAAAACGAAGCAGAAATCGCTGATTTTCTGCTGGAGCACCTGCAACGCGAACAAGCGCCATTGTATGGCCTGGTACTGGCAGGTGGCCGCAGCACCCGCATGGGGCAAGACAAGAGCCTGATCAATTACCACGGCAAACCGCAACGCGAATTCATGGCCGATTTGTTGAGCCACTGGTGTAGCAAGGTTTTTATTTCTTGTCGGGGGGATCAGGTTGAAGAAATTGGGGGGCAATACTCCCCTCTGCCGGATACTTTTTTGGGCTTGGGGCCTTATGGAGCCATTTTATCCGCGTTTCGTGAACACCCGGATGCGGCCTGGCTGGTGGTGGCTTGCGATTTGCCGCACATGGACGAGGCTACGCTGGAGCAATTGATCGCTCAGCGCAATCCCGCTAAAGTAGCCAGCACCTTCAAAAGCCCTTTTGATCAGTTTCCCGAGCCGCTGGTGACCATTTGGGAGCCGCGCAGTTATCCGCTTTTGTTGCAATTTATGGCGCAAGGGTATACTTGTCCAAGGAAGGTGTTGCTCAACTCGCCGATTGAATTGTTGGTGGCGGAAAATGAACTGGCGTTAGAAAATGTGAATAAGCCCGAGGAGTTAGAAAAAGCTTTGGGGAAGCTCAAACGGTGA